A window from Plasmodium cynomolgi strain B DNA, chromosome 7, whole genome shotgun sequence encodes these proteins:
- a CDS encoding hypothetical protein (putative) encodes MALITNPWKKNVGSAREWEDRLRVGHLDRGSKSKRLFFERNGINVPQDVAMFGKTNVYYVRESVYDRGKNNLVPNEVHSEEIEELEQGEEGMGGASDNGAVEGGDLQSGEEGASLVDMKSAMGEYGRKMGEAKMGETKTGEAQTGEAKTGPPGARENVFKYINRERDYIARVGNSPKVDVYERRYRADEQKLQRMFENINEVNIQLLKDVKSIDEKEKLINKKVIEKVREDIKRFQERDEILDIHGNIIHPSESSSSSSSERGKRKDDAKQKNDPLADMDEEEKNEVIKKMYMVEKKTDKYLEENVYLVIQTWLPDMRIDDTLIVIDNVEKFYNDFDINKYHEKFNQAKDNNFAYDLDSHIIENVPNNINDDPQVECEHIHSYNSTYNKLNSYNLKRYTYTYTTNDNMDTKFTKNEPLPPVVIINTKKNLMIQEWECKNFKNRQKRNKSREYTRIQRAFRPFSYVDLSDITCIYKNNFLQLKMKMCHRKYKDDVYPFFVPINKTPDELLDFQGYKKNGDYAWSFFWHHFKYDQDTDYGFLNRNVKLNLTETKFENVNKKKSKKIMRKILKETKGV; translated from the exons ATGGCGTTAATAAC GAAcccatggaaaaaaaacgtaggAAGCGCACGTGAATGGGAAGACAGACTTAGGGTAGGACACTTGGACAGGGGTAGCAAAAGTAAACGACTTTTTTTCGAGAGGAATGGAATAAACGTCCCACAAGACGTTGCCATGTTTGGAAAGACGAATGTATACTATGTGAGGGAGAGTGTGTACGATCggggcaaaaataatttagtgCCAAATGAGGTGCACTCTGAGGAGATTGAGGAGTTAGagcagggggaggaaggCATGGGGGGGGCAAGTGACAACGGCGCAGTCGAGGGGGGGGACTTGCAAAGCGGCGAGGAGGGCGCATCCTTGGTGGACATGAAAAGTGCGATGGGCGAATATgggcgcaaaatgggggaggccaaaatgggggagacCAAAACGGGAGAGGCCCAAACGGGGGAGGCCAAAACGGGACCCCCAGGTGCCAGGGAGAACGTCTTCAAATATATCAATCGAGAGCGAGACTACATCGCTCGAGTGGGGAACTCTCCCAAGGTGGACGTATACGAAAGGAGGTACCGAGCGGATGAGCAAAAACTGCAACGCATGttcgaaaatattaatgaagTGAACATACAGCTATTGAAAGACGTCAAGAGTATAgacgagaaggaaaaactcataaataaaaaggtgataGAAAAAGTGAGGGAAGATATTAAAAGGTTCCAAGAAAGGGATGAAATTTTGGACATCCATGGGAATATTATCCATCCATCTGAGAGTTCCTCCTCTAGTAGTAgcgaaagaggaaaaaggaaggatgacgcgaaacagaaaaatgacCCACTTGCAGATATggatgaagaggaaaaaaacgaagttATTAAAAAGATGTATatggttgaaaaaaaaacggataaATATTTAGAAGAAAATGTGTACTTGGTAATTCAGACATGGCTTCCCGACATGAGAATTGATGACACACTCATCGTAATCGATAACgtagaaaaattttacaacgattttgacataaataaatatcatGAGAAATTTAATCAAGCAAAGGATAATAACTTTGCATACGATTTGGATTCTCACATAATTGAAAATGTCccaaataatattaatgatGATCCCCAAGTGGAATGTGAACATATTCACTCGTACAATAGTACGTACAACAAATTAAACAGTTACAATTTGAAGAGATATACTTATACGTACACTACGAACGATAATATGGACACAAAATTTACGAAGAATGAGCCGTTGCCTCCTGTTGTGATaattaacacaaaaaaaaatttaatgattCAAGAAtgggaatgcaaaaattttaaaaataggcagaaaagaaacaaatcTCGAGAATATACTCGGATACAGAGGGCATTTCGCCCGTTTTCGTATGTCGACTTGAGTGACATCACatgcatttataaaaataattttctccaaTTGAAGATGAAAATGTGCCATCGGAAGTATAAGGATGATGTGTACCCgttttttgttcccattaATAAAACCCCGGATGAACTCCTTGATTTCCAggggtataaaaaaaatggcgattATGCTtggtcctttttttggcaccattttaaatatgacCAGGACACGGACTATGGCTTCCTGAACAGAAACGTAAAACTGAACCTCACGGAAACGAAATTTGAAAACGTGAACAAGAAGAAGTCCAAGAAAATTATgcgcaaaattttgaaggaaaCCAAGGGGGTCTGA
- a CDS encoding arginyl-tRNA synthetase (putative), with product MIRAALLIFLFQYGLRCFQLSRATINYEHLCNVYFPSVRGKTAYVGGLLEPLRWAPPKRAENKAHIKRCRRHATGEEVHSTGEAEHIPGEAGHTPGEAGHTPGEGGHTPGEDLHSILNNELQNVAKQILQDENVNLPKHCLLEDNKIFDHYEYQSSVILFLEHSLGQGKDVRSEFLRIFRGTGAELIDSLHLSPNGILNIRVADAFVMRAFLRFYRGGGAHTGIAPVGMAPPVGTAPPMGTAPQMGTAPPVGTAPQMGAAPPVGAATFGRRSSKSPPETENPKRRQKCAVLLDFCGVNMAKNMHMGHLKSLLLGNALSNILRSLNYSVKCRSHIGDWNMNLAMVLSFFVMFPNEVVSSGKLNKKEIPIIDGVDKHDKVESYKESTTPCVVSGQMNKHTDVEFPVKADSTQHGVEEQSKKFLDEEIYIKMLSTLKEENFEKNYQQMEPSKWIDINLHKIEFAYKMGKKLFTLSDIFKRICKRSLRMMYQKDEKMIALWDNICRSSKEANKEILDKLKIRNLIDKGESFYLKFVPTILRRLEDANVVFHLGGKSCLLLRSKGGAVTRSTVSGTVSGTVSGTVSGNPDSGTPVSGGWTPSRRKDTHILSSKEDHYDVMQVTQELNEQIRRNDVEQLKKNFTLLTLQNDVAFTYAAIDLAAIHYRVTYEKANKIIYVVDENQRKHFMQIFSIAKFAHILPQHVECTCLNYGFVLNSENRKMKTKDLCEKNISVKDMLENVKLANPSGHDKNEDTILEKEIHMKKVNVEKMDMKKVNVEKVDMERMNRERILLSSLIYSYLAVKNYKRQTISNILNNFHVEYLFIINCYNDVCSILGKAKEKKGDYSSLLEKRKNIPIENNLKKLMLHIMHFNNIMEEVTRSYNVDRLCSFLFTLSQKMQPLLQNSFAKKFIPHLESRSVHNFLSLLNGVRKEKTGVEGKQAVEGKEGKQTVEGKEGKQTVEVEEQVKGAAAEAQNPTANIIDKVAGDKDQVTHIINKMTQTELFLLIKNSSLLDLREDKNLPEQSGKMETLIFNRILEVLIMQAYISLVGKIFRMLNLQLVNFGRRG from the exons ATGATCAGAGCCGCTTTgctaatttttctcttccaatATGGCCTGAGATGCTTCCAGCTGAGCAGAGCTACCATCAATTATGAGCACCTTTGTAACGTTTATTTTCCCAGTGTAAGGGGAAAGACCGCCTACGTTGGGGGTCTTCTTGAGCCGCTAAGATGGGCCCCCCCAAAGAGGGCGGAAAATAAGGCACACATCAAGCGGTGCAGAAGACACGCCACAGGTGAAGAGGTGCACTCCACAGGTGAAGCGGAGCACATCCCTGGTGAGGCAGGACACACCCCTGGTGAGGCAGGACACACCCCTGGTGAAGGAGGACACACCCCTGGTGAAGACCTGCACTCCATCCTAAATAACGAGCTGCAAAATGTCGCGAAACAAATACTGCAAGACGAAAATGTGAACCTACCCAAGCACTGCCTCCTGGAAGACAACAAAATTTTCGACCACTATGAATACCAGTCGAGtgtgattttatttttggagcATTCTTTAGGGCAAGGAAAAGATGTGCGCAGTGAGTTCCTCCGCATTTTTAGAGGAACAGGTGCAGAGCTAATCGACTCGCTGCACTTATCCCCCAATGGGATACTGAACATACGGGTTGCCGATGCGTTCGTGATGCGGGCGTTTCTGCGGTTTTACAGGGGTGGGGGAGCCCACACGGGGATAGCTCCAGTGGGGATGGCTCCTCCAGTGGGGACGGCTCCTCCAATGGGGACGGCTCCTCAAATGGGGACGGCTCCTCCAGTGGGGACGGCTCCTCAAATGGGGGCAGCTCCTCCAGTGGGGGCAGCCACCTTTGGTCGTCGCTCAAGTAAGAGCCCCCCCGAAACGGAGAATCCCAAAAGAAGACAGAAGTGTGCCGTCCTGCTAGACTTCTGCGGAGTGAACATGgcgaaaaatatgcacatgggGCACCTCAAGTCGCTTCTCCTTGGAAATGCCCTTAGCAATATTCTCCGTTCATTAAACTATTCAGTAAAGTGCAGAAGCCATATAGGAGACTGGAATATGAATCTCGCAATGGTTTTGagtttttttgttatgtttCCCAACGAGGTAGTATCTAGTGGcaagttaaataaaaaagaaattcctATCATCGATGGAGTTGATAAACATGACAAAGTGGAATCATACAAAGAGTCTACTACACCCTGTGTAGTCAGCGGTCAGATGAATAAACACACAGATGTGGAGTTCCCAGTGAAAGCAGATTCTACACAACATGGAGTAGAAGAACaatcaaaaaaattcttggatgaagaaatatacataaaaatgcttAGCACcttgaaggaagaaaattttgaaaaaaattatcaacagATGGAGCCATCTAAATGGATAGAtataaatttacataaaatcgAATTTGCgtataaaatgggaaagaagcTTTTTACTTTGtcagatatttttaaaaggattTGTAAAAGAAGCTTACGTATGATGTATCAGAAGGATGAGAAGATGATCGCCTTGTGGGATAACATTTGCAGGAGTAGCAAGGAG GCGAACAAAGAAATTTTGGATAAACTAAAAATCAGGAACCTGATAGACAAGGGGGAGAGCTTCTACCTCAAGTTCGTGCCGACCATATTGCGGAGACTCGAAGACGCCAATGTGGTTTTTCACCTGGGGGGAAAGTCGTGCCTTTTGCTGAGGAGCAAGGGGGGAGCGGTCACGAGGAGCACTGTTAGCGGCACTGTTAGCGGCACTGTTAGCGGCACCGTTAGCGGCAACCCGGATAGTGGAACCCCCGTGAGCGGTGGCTGGACTCCAAGCCGGAGGAAAGACACGCACATACTGAGCAGCAAGGAGGACCACTACGACGTGATGCAAGTGACACAAGAACTTAACGAGCAAATCAGGAGAAACGACGTCGAacaattaaagaaaaacttCACCCTATTGACGCTCCAAAACGATGTGGCCTTTACCTATGCGGCCATTGACTTAGCCGCAATACACTATCGAGTGACATATGAAAAggcaaacaaaataatttacgtgGTGGACGAAAATCAAAGGAAGCAttttatgcaaattttttcaatcgCCAAATTTGCACATATTCTCCCACAACACGTGGAATGTACATGTCTGAATTACGGCTTTGTCCTGAACtcagaaaatagaaaaatgaaaacaaaagatttgtgtgaaaaaaatatttccgtTAAGGACATGCTGGAAAATGTCAAGTTAGCTAATCCGAGTGGacatgacaaaaatgaagacacaATTTTGGAGAAAGAAATCCACATGAAGAAGGTGAACGTGGAGAAGATGGACATGAAGAAGGTGAACGTGGAGAAGGTGGACATGGAGAGGATGAACAGAGAAAGGATCCTTTTGTCGTCCCTCATTTATTCCTACCTGgctgtaaaaaattataaaagacaAACAATAAGCAATATCCTGAACAATTTTCACGTAGAGtatctttttataattaattgcTACAATGATGTGTGTTCCATTTTggggaaagcaaaagaaaaaaaaggagattactcctcccttttggaaaagagaaaaaacataccgattgaaaataatttaaaaaaattgatgctCCACATTATGCACTTTAACAATATCATGGAGGAAGTGACTCGCAGCTACAACGTCGATAGATTGTGCTCCTTCCTCTTTACACTGTCTCAGAAAATGCAGCCCTTACTCCAGAACAGCTTTGCGAAGAAGTTTatcccccatttggaaagTAGGAGcgttcacaattttttgagCCTGTTAAATGGTGTGCGGAAAGAGAAGACGGGGGTAGAGGGGAAGCAGGCAGTAGAggggaaggaggggaagcagaCGGTAGAggggaaggaggggaagcagaCGGTAGAGGTGGAGGAACAGGTCAAGGGTGCAGCAGCAGAAGCGCAGAACCCAACGGCAAACATCATCGATAAAGTGGCAGGCGACAAAGACCAAGTGACACACATCATCAATAAAATGACCCAGACAGAACTGTTTCTTCTCATCAAAAACAGCAGCCTGCTCGACCTACGCGAAGACAAaaatttacctgaacagtcaggcaaaatggaaacgctCATTTTTAACCGAATTTTGGAAGTACTCATTATGCAGGCATACATATCCCTCGTGGGAAAAATATTCCGCATGCTAAATTTGCAACTGGTGAACTTTGGCCGACGTGGTTGA
- a CDS encoding pseudouridylate synthase (putative) yields the protein MFLLKEANSYEGLVETKRNPIMRLCGLLPLILIKIAYSFKVMKIIIPNTSGLNVVDSNFEPKYFIKNKLRFVSPYVYTYKLYTKKRWIGKKIADVLTSEFCAYDLSYIKESIKKGYIKVNQEKVSCDYLLRSNDLIQHKLLLFEKPVICNNILILYEDKNFICVYKSASMPTHPVGFYQYNSLLRILQNYISSSLRKGQVSSQEGNTGENNFGGNNFGGNNFGGNNFGENNSGQNNSAQNNSQGDISRETNPKDGQAERNEGDVIKISFNFKKANFRDIPGVGPPSSPQEEPQQGEEAKGENAGDNERNSEADLGKRHTGGYTTDKRADVAENVKKRKQTKTLLDDNNCLNESGQNRKKVNTNLKGDNSNGDDYLTKQRDLNGGTGQTGVLNGSVLSLNEVGRVPAGSSGSTEEGNRKNEGRANEGEANEGEANEGRANEGQANEGRSAKPPVPPISENAQHRGKHPKCRNNERKDKQEKDESYIYTLHRLDKLTSGIVLFGKNKNFSTFFSQNISNNSIKKSYITRVEGDFRTLIRTLMAEKKVINDRDNKTLNELVEEYCSVGKDDSPLSFNDANSFKNDIFLHRNRYCEEGTLSGEGDMEALASIVREKRNYLRDDFDVEKFELGGAEGGEEAGADGRRADSNPGESNREHCNRDAEEDDPLRQHFVVDFGYMYCENKKLLKYVFTKYSQRNRQIAEEYCLKPSITRFMFLSYNPELKESLVLCQPITGRTHQIRAHLKSLSFPISNDAQYNDNFAKEYMEKSVYLHFHEGEQQPVEEGVPTKQDPNGTERGSCDELSSASTAKPNTDKKENLEKYTHFPLIPFLNTSFHWLYDEKIDLNDTYNEADLNSYFFKRISNITYHSSGIFLHSFRYTWENVFDVFTLLPKWCSLFYLPKGLLTFLLYGSLS from the exons atgTTTTTGTTGAAAGAAGCTAATTCGTATGAAG GCTTAGTGGAAACGAAGCGGAACCCTATAATGCGCCTGTGtgggcttctccccctgaTACTAATCAAAATTGCATACTCATTTAAAGtgatgaaaattattatcccAAACACGAGTGGTCTGAACGTTGTGGATAGCAACTTCGAGCCAAAATACTTCATCAAAAATAAGTTACGTTTTGTTAGTCCCtatgtgtacacatataaGCTGTATACGAAAAAACGATggattgggaaaaaaattgcagatgTTCTGACCTCCGAATTTTGTGCGTACGATTTAAGCTACATCAAGGAatctataaaaaaaggctacATAAAAGTAAATCAGGAAAAGGTGTCCTGTGATTATCTCTTAAGAAGCAATGACCTAATCCAACATAAACTCCTTCTGTTCGAGAAACCAgtcatatgtaataatatattaattctttacgaagataaaaattttatttgtgtGTATAAGTCTGCTAGTATGCCTACCCACCCTGTTGGCTTCTACCAGTATAACTCCCTGCTGcgaattttgcaaaattatatCAGCTCGAGTTTACGAAAGGGGCAAGTCTCCTCTCAGGAGGGCAACACTGGGGAGAATAACTTTGGGGGGAATAACTTTGGGGGGAATAACTTTGGGGGGAATAACTTTGGGGAGAATAACTCCGGGCAGAATAACTCCGCGCAGAATAACTCTCAGGGGGACATCTCCCGAGAGACAAACCCAAAGGACGGCCAGGCAGAACGGAACGAAGGGGACGTCATCAAAATCAGCTTCAATTTTAAGAAAGCCAATTTTAGGGACATTCCTGGGGTGGGGCCCCCCTCTTCTCCTCAGGAGGAACCCCAACAAGGGGAGGAAGCCAAGGGAGAGAACGCGGGAGATAACGAGAGAAATAGCGAGGCAGACCTGGGGAAGAGACACACAGGAGGATACACCACTGACAAGCGCGCAGATGTGGCAGAAAAcgtgaagaaaagaaaacaaacaaaaacgCTTCTAGATGATAATAACTGCCTGAACGAGTCAGGTCAAAATCGTAAAAAAGTAAACACAAATTTAAAAGGTGACAATTCCAATGGGGATGATTATCTCACCAAGCAGAGAGATCTAAACGGGGGGACAGGACAAACTGGGGTGTTAAACGGGAGCGTACTCTCCTTGAACGAAGTAGGACGCGTGCCAGCAGGTAGCAGCGGCTCTACTGAAGAGGGAAACAGGAAGAACGAAGGAAGGGCCAACGAGGGAGAGGCCAACGAGGGAGAGGCCAACGAAGGAAGGGCCAACGAAGGACAGGCCAACGAAGGCAGGTCAGCAAAACCGCCTGTACCGCCCATATCAGAGAACGCGCAACACCGGGGCAAACACCCCAAGTGCAGGAATAACGAAAGGAAAGACAAACAGGAAAAGGACGAGTCCTACATTTACACACTGCACAGACTGGACAAGCTAACTTCAGGCATTGTCCTGTTtgggaagaataaaaatttttccacctttttctCACAAAACATCTCAAATAATAGCATAAAAAAGTCCTACATTACGAGAGTAGAGGGAGACTTCCGTACCCTCATTAGGACACTCAtggctgaaaaaaaagtgattaACGACAGGGACAACAAAACCTTGAATGAGTTAGTAGAAGAATACTGCTCTGTTGGTAAGGACGATTCGCCTCTCTCATTCAATGACGCCAATTCGTTTAAAAACGACATTTTCCTGCACAGAAATAGGTACTGCGAGGAGGGCACCCTCAGTGGCGAGGGCGACATGGAGGCCTTGGCGAGCATCGTGCGCGAAAAGAGGAACTACCTACGGGATGACTTCGACGTGGAGAAATTCGAATTGGGAGGtgcagaagggggggaagaagcgggtGCAGACGGAAGGCGCGCAGATAGCAACCCAGGAGAGAGTAACCGCGAACACTGTAACCGCGATGCCGAGGAGGACGACCCCCTCCGACAACACTTCGTCGTCGACTTCGGATACATGTACTGCGAAAACAAGAAGCTGCTCAAGTACGTATTTACAAAGTACTCACAGAGGAACCGCCAAATCGCGGAGGAGTACTGCCTGAAACCAAGCATCACTCGATTCATGTTCCTGTCGTACAACCCCGAGTTGAAAGAGTCACTCGTTTTGTGTCAACCCATAACCGGAAGGACCCACCAGATAAGGGCCCACCTGAAGAGCCTGTCCTTCCCAATATCGAACGACGCTCAGTATAATGACAACTTCGCCAAGGAGTACATGGAGAAGTCAGTATATTTGCACTTTCACGAGGGGGAGCAGCAGCCGGTGGAAGAAGGCGTGCCCACCAAGCAGGACCCAAATGGGACAGAAAGAGGCTCATGTGATGAGCTAAGCTCTGCATCGACTGCCAAACCGAACACGGACAAGAAAGAAAACCTCGAGAAATACACCCACTTCCCTCTCATCCCATTCTTAAATACATCCTTCCATTGGCTCTACGACGAAAAAATCGATTTGAACGACACATATAACGAAGCAGATTTgaatagctatttttttaaaagaattagcAACATCACATATCACAGCTCGGGTATATTCCTGCACTCCTTTCGATACACATGGGAAAACGTGTTTGATGTTTTTACGCTTCTTCCAAAGTGGTGTTCTTTGTTTTACCTTCCCAAGGGTTTACTCACATTTTTGCTGTACGGCTCTCTATcgtaa